In one window of Deinobacterium chartae DNA:
- a CDS encoding DUF4127 family protein, producing MRLLLIPPDTRPPTLEHPVQLARALGLETLTPPPAALPDLNVPGDFGAMQDWLRAHAPEGDVLIVCLETLCLGGMIPARRVTTPLEEALRRLQLLEEIKRAHPGLRIYAYGVIVRVAHDNDPLEEKEYYGQWGRELRAYSTAFDRFERHRLEEDRALLEAARAALPPEILTDWVSTRERNRALHLRALDLLAEGVLEHLCLTLDDTTPYGLAAFDRRLLEARTDERGLWRRVDIYPGADEVPVTLLARALSERTQNVYVRYSSLLGDHAEMIYEDRPLGELIKAHLRAAGCRRVDRLEQADFVLAVNVPATRQSNVRPDFVTVDTAGRHLPEFVDFLEGALSEPTPVTLADVAYPNGADPRLWQLMQDLPLARLAGYSAWNTAGNTLGSAIAFGALAGRPRLRERHLEALLARMIDDALYQGELRARVRERLDNPSPYDLGPQRARAEELVAELVEPRARALWERHFAQEGFRLRLGRPHLAWPRLFTGVFPLEVEA from the coding sequence GTGCGACTTCTGCTGATTCCTCCTGATACCCGTCCCCCGACCCTCGAGCATCCAGTTCAGCTGGCCCGCGCGCTGGGCCTCGAGACCCTGACGCCGCCGCCTGCGGCCCTGCCCGACCTGAACGTGCCCGGAGACTTCGGGGCAATGCAAGACTGGCTGCGCGCGCACGCCCCCGAAGGCGACGTGCTGATCGTGTGCCTCGAGACGCTGTGCCTGGGCGGCATGATTCCGGCGCGGCGGGTGACCACCCCGCTCGAGGAGGCGCTGCGGCGGCTGCAGCTGCTCGAGGAGATCAAGCGCGCCCACCCGGGTCTGCGAATCTACGCTTACGGGGTGATCGTGCGGGTGGCTCACGACAACGATCCGCTCGAGGAAAAGGAGTACTACGGCCAGTGGGGCCGCGAGCTGCGCGCGTACAGCACCGCCTTTGACCGTTTCGAGCGCCACCGCCTCGAGGAGGACCGTGCGCTTCTGGAAGCGGCGCGCGCCGCGTTGCCGCCCGAGATCCTGACCGACTGGGTCTCGACCCGTGAGCGCAACCGCGCCCTGCACCTGCGCGCCCTTGACCTGCTCGCCGAGGGGGTGCTCGAGCACCTGTGCCTGACCCTCGACGACACCACCCCCTACGGTCTGGCCGCGTTCGACCGCCGCCTGCTCGAGGCGCGCACCGACGAACGGGGTCTGTGGCGCCGGGTGGACATCTACCCGGGGGCCGACGAGGTGCCGGTCACGCTGCTGGCCCGCGCCCTGTCCGAGCGCACGCAGAACGTGTACGTGCGCTACTCGTCGCTGCTGGGAGACCACGCCGAGATGATCTACGAAGACCGGCCGCTGGGCGAGCTGATCAAGGCGCACCTGCGCGCGGCGGGATGCCGCCGCGTGGACCGCCTCGAGCAGGCTGACTTCGTGCTGGCCGTGAACGTTCCTGCCACCCGGCAGTCCAACGTCCGGCCCGACTTCGTCACGGTGGACACCGCCGGACGGCACCTGCCCGAGTTCGTGGATTTCCTCGAGGGCGCGCTGTCCGAACCTACCCCGGTCACGCTCGCCGACGTGGCCTATCCCAACGGCGCTGACCCACGCCTGTGGCAGCTGATGCAGGACCTGCCGCTGGCGCGGCTCGCGGGCTATTCGGCGTGGAATACCGCCGGAAACACGCTGGGAAGTGCGATCGCCTTCGGAGCGCTCGCCGGCAGGCCGCGCCTGCGCGAACGGCACCTCGAGGCGCTGCTCGCGCGCATGATCGACGACGCGCTGTACCAGGGCGAATTGCGCGCCCGGGTGCGTGAGCGGCTCGACAACCCCAGCCCCTATGATCTGGGGCCGCAGCGCGCCCGCGCCGAGGAACTGGTCGCCGAGCTGGTGGAGCCGCGCGCCCGCGCGCTGTGGGAGCGCCACTTCGCCCAGGAGGGTTTCCGGCTGAGGCTGGGCCGCCCGCACCTGGCGTGGCCCCGGCTGTTTACCGGCGTCTTTCCGCTGGAGGTCGAGGCATGA
- a CDS encoding ROK family protein: MKLLALDIGATSTRAALLEGGALVWRAQAPTPRGPQAVVELAGELLGAAPAAGSALGVAMTGRVRAGRVTAMNTETLPGWQDFDLASALHAHTGLPTAVVNDARAAAWGEYASGAGQGTSEFAFVTVSTGVGAGFVLGGRLHLAANGLDAEVGFALAPPLLRRLYRLPQLGELSDLEREASGTALGGPLARALCDRAEAGEAAAEAIYGRSAALVAARLADFAVMLGIERVALGGSVGLRPGYLERVRAALAALPEMYRLEVVHAELGADAGLVGAGLWAQQHLGEKLSHAAS, from the coding sequence ATGAAGCTGCTGGCCCTCGATATCGGGGCGACCTCGACCCGGGCGGCCCTGCTCGAGGGGGGCGCGCTGGTGTGGCGCGCGCAGGCTCCCACGCCGCGTGGGCCGCAGGCGGTGGTCGAGCTCGCCGGGGAACTGCTGGGGGCCGCGCCCGCTGCGGGTTCGGCGCTGGGCGTCGCCATGACCGGCCGGGTGCGCGCGGGCCGGGTGACGGCCATGAACACCGAGACCCTGCCGGGCTGGCAGGATTTCGATCTGGCCTCGGCCCTGCACGCGCATACCGGCCTGCCGACCGCCGTGGTGAACGACGCCCGCGCGGCCGCCTGGGGCGAGTACGCCAGCGGGGCGGGCCAGGGAACGTCCGAGTTCGCCTTTGTCACGGTCAGCACCGGGGTGGGGGCGGGTTTCGTGCTGGGCGGGCGGCTGCACCTGGCCGCCAACGGGTTGGACGCCGAGGTCGGCTTTGCGCTGGCACCGCCGCTGCTGCGCCGCCTCTACCGCCTGCCGCAGCTGGGCGAGCTGTCCGACCTCGAGCGCGAAGCGTCGGGTACGGCCCTGGGCGGTCCGCTCGCCCGGGCGCTGTGCGACCGGGCCGAAGCGGGCGAGGCGGCGGCCGAGGCGATCTACGGCCGGTCGGCCGCGCTGGTGGCCGCACGCCTGGCCGACTTTGCGGTGATGCTGGGCATCGAGCGCGTGGCGCTGGGCGGGTCGGTGGGCCTGCGGCCCGGTTACCTCGAGCGGGTGCGCGCGGCCCTCGCGGCCCTGCCCGAGATGTACCGCCTCGAGGTGGTCCACGCCGAACTGGGAGCGGACGCCGGGCTGGTGGGGGCCGGGCTGTGGGCGCAGCAGCACTTGGGTGAGAAGCTTTCCCATGCAGCCTCATGA